A window of the Fusobacterium sp. JB019 genome harbors these coding sequences:
- a CDS encoding GTP-binding protein, whose protein sequence is MAKEKFDRSKPHVNIGTIGHVDHGKTTTTAAISKVL, encoded by the coding sequence ATGGCAAAAGAAAAATTTGACAGAAGTAAACCCCATGTAAACATTGGTACAATAGGACACGTTGACCACGGAAAAACAACTACAACAGCAGCTATCTCTAAGGTATTAG
- the fusA gene encoding elongation factor G: MARQVSLDMTRNIGIMAHIDAGKTTTTERILFYTGVNHNIGEVHDGAATMDWMEQEQERGITITSAATTCFWKKHRINIIDTPGHVDFTVEVERSLRVLDGAVAVFSAVDGVQPQSETVWRQADKYEVPRIAFFNKMDRVGADFKMCVNDIEEKLGANPVPLQLPIGAEDNFEGIVDLITMKEIVYLDEIGANIEEREIRAELIDEATEMREAMIESIVECDDALMEKYLGEEEISIDEIKSALRTGTIGNMIIPVLCGTAFKNKGIQPLLDVIVDFMPAPTQKGVISGTDPKHEDKVVELEISDDAPFSALAFKVMTDPFVGRLTFFRVYSGIANKGSYVLNSTKGKKERMGRLLQMHANKRAEEDVVYCGDIAAVVGLKDTTTGDTLCSPEAPIILEKMEFPEPVISVAVEPKTKADQEKMGIALAKLAEEDPTFRVKSDEETGQTIISGMGELHLDIIVDRMKREFKVESTVGKPQVAYRETITSSTDKEVKYAKQSGGKGQYGHVKIKIEPIEDKDFEFVNSITGGAIPREYIPAVEKGCKEALENGVVAGYPLVGVKVTLYDGSFHEVDSSEMAFKIAGSMAMKQGASQCKPVILEPLFKVEVTTPEEYMGDIIGDINSRRGMIGGMTDRNGAKIIDAKIPLSEMFGYATDLRSKSQGRANYAMEFEKYIQVPRNIQEAIKEERGR; encoded by the coding sequence ATGGCTAGACAAGTTTCATTAGACATGACTAGAAACATTGGTATAATGGCTCATATTGACGCTGGTAAAACTACTACTACAGAAAGAATTCTTTTCTATACTGGAGTTAACCATAACATCGGAGAGGTTCATGATGGAGCAGCAACTATGGACTGGATGGAGCAAGAGCAAGAAAGAGGTATCACAATTACTTCTGCCGCTACAACATGTTTCTGGAAAAAACACAGAATAAATATAATAGACACACCAGGTCACGTGGACTTTACTGTTGAGGTTGAAAGATCTCTTAGAGTTCTAGATGGTGCTGTAGCAGTTTTCTCTGCAGTTGATGGAGTTCAACCACAGTCTGAAACTGTTTGGAGACAAGCTGATAAGTACGAAGTACCTAGGATAGCTTTCTTCAATAAAATGGATAGAGTTGGAGCAGATTTTAAAATGTGCGTAAACGATATCGAAGAAAAATTAGGAGCAAATCCTGTTCCTCTTCAACTACCTATAGGTGCTGAAGACAATTTTGAAGGAATTGTAGACTTAATTACAATGAAAGAAATAGTTTACCTTGATGAAATTGGGGCTAACATCGAAGAAAGAGAAATCAGAGCTGAATTAATTGATGAAGCTACAGAAATGAGAGAAGCTATGATTGAATCTATCGTTGAATGTGACGATGCTTTAATGGAAAAATATTTAGGTGAAGAAGAAATTTCTATTGATGAAATAAAATCTGCTTTAAGAACAGGAACTATTGGAAATATGATCATTCCTGTACTTTGTGGAACTGCATTTAAAAACAAAGGAATCCAACCATTACTTGATGTAATTGTTGATTTCATGCCTGCACCTACTCAAAAAGGTGTTATATCAGGAACTGACCCTAAGCATGAAGATAAAGTTGTTGAGTTAGAAATATCTGATGACGCTCCTTTCTCTGCATTAGCTTTTAAAGTTATGACAGATCCTTTTGTAGGAAGATTAACTTTCTTTAGAGTTTACTCAGGAATTGCTAATAAAGGTTCTTATGTATTAAACTCTACTAAAGGTAAAAAAGAAAGAATGGGAAGACTTCTTCAAATGCATGCTAATAAAAGAGCTGAAGAAGATGTTGTTTATTGTGGAGATATAGCAGCTGTTGTTGGTCTTAAAGACACTACTACTGGAGATACTTTATGTAGCCCAGAAGCTCCTATTATTCTTGAAAAAATGGAATTCCCTGAACCAGTTATCTCTGTTGCAGTTGAACCTAAAACAAAAGCTGACCAAGAAAAAATGGGTATTGCTTTAGCTAAACTTGCTGAAGAAGATCCTACATTTAGAGTTAAATCTGATGAGGAAACTGGACAAACTATCATATCTGGAATGGGTGAACTTCACTTAGATATCATTGTTGATAGAATGAAAAGAGAATTTAAAGTTGAATCTACAGTTGGTAAACCTCAAGTTGCCTATAGAGAAACTATTACAAGTTCTACTGATAAAGAAGTTAAATACGCTAAACAATCAGGTGGTAAAGGTCAATACGGACATGTTAAAATTAAAATTGAACCTATTGAAGATAAAGACTTTGAATTTGTTAACTCAATTACAGGAGGAGCTATTCCTAGAGAATATATTCCTGCTGTTGAAAAAGGATGTAAAGAAGCGCTTGAAAATGGTGTTGTTGCTGGATATCCTTTAGTTGGTGTTAAAGTTACATTATATGATGGATCTTTCCATGAGGTTGATTCATCTGAGATGGCATTTAAAATAGCTGGATCTATGGCTATGAAACAAGGAGCTTCTCAATGTAAACCAGTTATTCTTGAACCTTTATTCAAAGTAGAAGTTACTACTCCTGAAGAGTATATGGGAGATATCATAGGAGATATCAACTCTAGAAGAGGAATGATTGGTGGAATGACAGATAGAAATGGTGCTAAAATCATTGATGCTAAAATTCCTTTATCAGAAATGTTTGGTTATGCAACTGACTTAAGATCTAAATCTCAAGGAAGAGCTAACTATGCTATGGAATTTGAAAAATATATTCAAGTACCTAGAAATATTCAAGAAGCTATTAAAGAAGAAAGAGGAAGATAA
- the rpsG gene encoding 30S ribosomal protein S7, which produces MSRRRAAVKRDVLPDSRYNDKVVTKTINALMIDGKKSLSESIFYSAMDLIKEKTGKEGYDIFKQAMENIKPQVEVRSRRIGGATYQVPTEVRLERQQTLALRWLKAYTRARKEYGMIEKLAAELIAAANNEGATIKKKEDTYRMAEANRAFAHYKY; this is translated from the coding sequence ATGTCAAGAAGAAGAGCAGCGGTAAAAAGAGATGTATTACCTGATTCTAGATATAACGATAAGGTAGTTACTAAAACTATAAACGCATTAATGATAGATGGAAAAAAATCTTTATCTGAATCTATATTCTATTCAGCAATGGATTTAATTAAAGAAAAAACTGGTAAAGAGGGGTACGATATTTTCAAACAAGCAATGGAAAATATTAAACCTCAAGTTGAAGTAAGATCTAGAAGAATTGGAGGAGCAACTTATCAAGTTCCTACTGAAGTAAGATTAGAAAGACAACAAACTTTAGCATTAAGATGGTTAAAAGCTTATACTAGAGCAAGAAAAGAATATGGTATGATCGAAAAATTAGCAGCTGAATTAATTGCAGCAGCAAATAACGAGGGTGCTACTATCAAGAAAAAAGAAGATACTTATAGAATGGCTGAAGCAAATAGAGCTTTCGCACATTATAAATATTAA
- the rpsL gene encoding 30S ribosomal protein S12 yields the protein MPTLNQLVKKGRQTLEETSKSPALQGNPQRRGVCVRVYTTTPKKPNSALRKVARVKLTNGLEVTCYIPGEGHNLQEHSIALIRGGRTKDLPGVRYKIVRGALDTAGVNNRKQSRSKYGVKKA from the coding sequence ATGCCTACTCTAAATCAATTAGTAAAAAAAGGAAGACAAACTTTAGAAGAAACAAGTAAGTCACCAGCATTACAAGGAAACCCACAAAGAAGAGGAGTTTGTGTAAGAGTTTATACTACTACACCTAAAAAACCAAACTCAGCTTTAAGAAAAGTTGCCAGAGTTAAATTAACTAATGGACTTGAAGTTACTTGTTATATTCCAGGTGAAGGACATAACTTACAAGAACATTCAATCGCACTTATAAGAGGTGGAAGAACAAAGGATTTACCAGGAGTTAGATATAAAATTGTAAGAGGAGCTCTAGATACAGCAGGAGTTAACAATAGAAAACAATCAAGATCTAAATATGGTGTAAAAAAAGCATAA
- a CDS encoding ABC-F family ATP-binding cassette domain-containing protein, whose product MAILNINNLYKSFSGETIFKDLSFSIDSKDKIGLIGMNGVGKTTLIKIILGEELNDVNPENNQRGNISKKSNLKIGYLSQNINLNNENTVFNELMLVFKNILDDYNEITSLTLKLSEEPNNFDEIMETLATVTSRYEHNEGYAIEYKVKQILHGLSLPEKLWKQKIKTLSGGQKSRVALSRILLEEPDLLILDEPTNHLDLLAIEWLEKFLKDYNRAVLVVSHDRYFLNNVIDKIFEIENHHLKTYKGNYDDFVIQKELFLSGALKAFNKEQEKIKQTEEYIQRYKAGIKSKQARGRQSLLNRMEKMENPVIKPRKMKLKFEIEKPSADRVLNIKNLSKSFGNTNLFNNLNLEVFKGERIGIIGKNGVGKSTLLKIIIGELSSDSGNINIGEKVSIGYYDQNHKNLDLKASILNEFMFNYPMGEEDVRKLAGSFLFPEDDVFKTIASLSGGEKARVSLMKLILKKSNFLILDEPTNHLDIYSREILEEALEEFPGTLLIVSHDRYFLENVTNTIYEINKEGAIKFSGNYTDYCKSKLNSPIKNNNNKSNNYEEQKKIKNKISSLEKKSFNIEKNIETLENKKNVLENKYELAGKENNLDELLRIQKDLDLLDNEILISMEEWENLEIKLKNLKNAF is encoded by the coding sequence ATGGCTATATTAAATATTAATAATTTATATAAAAGTTTTTCTGGAGAAACTATATTTAAAGATTTATCTTTCTCTATAGATTCTAAAGATAAAATAGGCTTAATTGGTATGAATGGAGTTGGAAAAACTACTCTTATTAAAATTATATTAGGAGAAGAACTTAATGATGTTAATCCTGAAAATAATCAAAGAGGGAATATTTCTAAAAAAAGTAATTTAAAAATAGGTTATCTTTCTCAAAACATCAACTTAAATAATGAAAACACCGTCTTTAACGAGCTAATGTTAGTTTTTAAAAATATTTTAGACGACTATAATGAAATAACTTCTTTAACTTTAAAATTATCTGAAGAACCTAATAATTTCGATGAAATTATGGAAACTTTAGCTACCGTTACATCTCGATATGAACACAATGAAGGATATGCTATTGAATACAAGGTAAAACAAATATTACATGGACTTAGTTTGCCTGAAAAACTTTGGAAACAAAAAATAAAAACTTTGTCTGGTGGACAAAAATCTAGAGTAGCATTAAGTAGAATTCTTTTAGAAGAACCTGACCTTTTAATTTTAGATGAGCCCACTAATCATCTAGACTTATTAGCTATCGAATGGTTGGAAAAATTTTTAAAAGATTATAATCGTGCTGTATTGGTAGTTTCACATGATAGATATTTTTTAAACAATGTCATTGATAAAATATTTGAAATTGAAAATCATCATTTAAAAACATATAAAGGTAATTATGACGACTTCGTTATTCAAAAAGAATTATTTTTAAGCGGAGCTTTAAAAGCTTTTAATAAAGAACAAGAAAAAATAAAACAAACCGAAGAATATATCCAAAGATATAAAGCTGGAATAAAATCAAAACAAGCAAGAGGACGTCAAAGTCTATTAAACCGTATGGAAAAAATGGAAAATCCTGTAATTAAACCACGCAAAATGAAATTAAAATTTGAAATTGAAAAACCTAGTGCAGACAGAGTTTTAAATATTAAAAATTTATCTAAATCATTTGGAAACACCAACCTTTTCAATAATCTTAATTTAGAGGTTTTTAAAGGAGAAAGAATTGGAATTATTGGTAAAAATGGGGTAGGTAAATCCACTCTTTTAAAAATAATTATAGGCGAATTATCTTCTGATTCAGGAAATATAAACATTGGAGAAAAAGTTTCTATTGGTTACTATGATCAAAACCATAAAAATCTTGATTTAAAAGCTAGTATTCTTAATGAATTTATGTTTAATTATCCTATGGGAGAAGAAGATGTACGTAAATTAGCCGGTAGTTTTCTTTTTCCAGAAGATGATGTTTTCAAAACAATTGCTTCTCTTAGCGGAGGAGAAAAGGCAAGAGTTTCTTTAATGAAGTTGATCTTAAAAAAATCCAATTTTTTAATACTTGATGAACCAACTAATCATCTTGACATATATTCAAGAGAAATTCTAGAAGAAGCTTTGGAAGAATTTCCTGGAACACTTTTAATAGTTTCTCATGATAGATATTTTTTGGAAAATGTTACAAATACTATTTATGAAATAAACAAAGAAGGTGCTATCAAATTTTCTGGAAACTACACTGATTATTGTAAATCAAAGTTAAATTCTCCCATTAAAAATAACAACAATAAAAGCAATAATTATGAAGAACAAAAAAAAATAAAAAACAAAATTTCTTCTTTAGAAAAAAAATCCTTTAATATTGAAAAAAATATCGAAACTTTAGAAAACAAAAAAAATGTCTTAGAAAATAAATACGAATTAGCAGGAAAGGAAAATAATTTAGACGAACTATTGAGAATCCAAAAAGACTTAGACTTATTAGATAATGAGATTTTGATCTCAATGGAAGAATGGGAAAATTTAGAAATTAAATTAAAAAATTTAAAAAATGCTTTCTAA
- a CDS encoding LysM peptidoglycan-binding domain-containing protein: MKKIIYILLMGTFLGCSQIDNFKLKTKKEKEVDYNLAIINTGKGQGVLNEGIGYSRVSTIIKRAEDRYGKKNVLYLDVGGNFSGTKLANKTKGASSVTVFNGIKLKATTLGEEDFKYGLDNLEQIKEKSNFKLIATNIKKIDGSTFLDNYLIEKIGNNKIGIIGLVSPKFYEKLEGREIEKISIEEPISSAKTTIKSFKKQGVDFIIVLSSLGNDEKINKEWTIKKLAEETNGIDLIIDKGENNDNSFKIKNTLIVSSREKLKSLGIIQIDLNARKTNKNRMNYRVLKAEEIYKNDLPELKIEQYLVKKEDTLYSLAKKYKTTVGELLKLNPEIKDGQTIKINQKYLVPILKEKFDERIQENKKNKTKQIKIIEDRQIKKIIEKIN, from the coding sequence TTGAAAAAAATAATATATATTCTGTTAATGGGAACCTTTCTAGGATGTTCTCAAATAGATAATTTTAAATTAAAAACTAAGAAAGAAAAAGAAGTGGATTATAATTTAGCGATTATAAACACAGGAAAAGGACAAGGCGTTTTAAATGAGGGGATTGGATATTCAAGAGTTTCAACAATTATAAAAAGAGCAGAAGACAGATATGGAAAGAAAAATGTTTTATATCTAGATGTTGGAGGAAATTTTTCCGGAACAAAGCTAGCTAATAAAACTAAAGGGGCATCTAGTGTTACTGTATTTAATGGAATAAAATTAAAAGCTACCACTTTAGGAGAAGAAGATTTTAAATATGGGTTGGATAATTTAGAACAAATCAAAGAGAAATCTAATTTTAAATTAATTGCAACAAATATAAAAAAAATAGACGGTAGCACATTTTTAGATAATTATTTAATTGAGAAAATTGGAAATAATAAAATAGGAATAATTGGATTAGTTTCTCCTAAATTTTATGAAAAATTAGAAGGAAGAGAAATAGAGAAAATATCAATAGAAGAGCCTATAAGTTCAGCTAAAACAACTATAAAATCATTTAAAAAACAAGGTGTTGATTTTATAATAGTATTATCTTCATTGGGAAATGATGAAAAAATCAATAAAGAATGGACAATTAAAAAATTAGCAGAAGAAACTAACGGAATAGACTTAATTATAGACAAAGGAGAAAATAATGATAACAGTTTTAAAATAAAAAATACTTTAATTGTTTCTTCAAGAGAAAAATTAAAATCATTAGGAATTATTCAAATAGATTTAAATGCAAGAAAAACAAATAAAAATAGAATGAATTATAGAGTTTTAAAAGCAGAAGAAATTTATAAAAATGATTTACCAGAATTAAAAATAGAGCAATATTTAGTAAAAAAAGAAGATACATTATATTCCTTAGCTAAAAAATATAAGACAACAGTAGGTGAATTGCTTAAACTTAATCCTGAAATTAAAGATGGACAAACAATAAAAATTAATCAAAAATACTTAGTACCAATTTTAAAAGAAAAATTTGATGAAAGGATTCAAGAAAACAAGAAAAACAAAACTAAACAAATAAAAATAATAGAAGATAGACAGATAAAAAAAATAATAGAAAAAATAAATTAA
- the rpoN gene encoding RNA polymerase factor sigma-54, which yields MDFSLNIKQELKLILTQSMKISLNILEMSSFDLEKYILKESKKNPFVEVQYTNNYRKTKNSDGASPLDFAHKEKNLIDFLEEQIGYIHLNNNQRFLYTFIVNNLDNRGYLGLNIKEIKSLTKFSTKEIKEALKNIKKFEPIGIGASNLEECLIIQLHKKNITDLKLEYIIKNLLKEIALGRLEEIGEKVELSIQEVEEKLKIIRTLNPIPSRGFYMGDTIRYIIPEAEVKKIEGKYAIIMNEDSVPKVKINKSLKLEKESSNDYFNSANNLIKCIKKRRETLKEILEIILEKQYDYFSEGKTKKFLPMKLVAKQLKIHESTVSRAIKNKYIKTEKGVERIRDFFVLDEQKEKVDSIIEKIILKEDREKPVSDQEITKILNEMGIKIARRTVAKYRENLGIKSTSKRKVKRI from the coding sequence ATGGATTTTTCTTTAAATATAAAACAAGAATTAAAATTAATATTAACTCAAAGTATGAAAATATCATTAAATATTTTAGAAATGTCTTCTTTTGATTTAGAAAAATATATTTTGAAAGAAAGCAAAAAAAATCCCTTTGTAGAAGTTCAGTATACTAATAATTATAGAAAAACTAAAAATTCTGATGGAGCTTCTCCTTTAGATTTTGCACATAAAGAAAAGAATTTAATAGATTTTTTAGAAGAACAGATAGGCTATATTCATTTAAATAATAATCAAAGGTTTTTATATACTTTTATTGTAAATAATTTAGATAATAGAGGATATCTAGGGTTGAATATAAAAGAAATAAAAAGTCTAACAAAATTTTCAACTAAAGAGATAAAAGAAGCATTAAAAAATATTAAAAAATTTGAACCAATAGGAATAGGGGCTTCAAATTTAGAAGAGTGCTTAATTATTCAACTGCATAAAAAAAATATAACTGATTTAAAATTAGAATATATTATAAAAAATTTATTAAAAGAGATAGCTTTAGGAAGACTCGAAGAAATAGGAGAAAAAGTTGAACTTTCTATTCAAGAGGTAGAGGAAAAACTAAAAATAATAAGAACATTAAATCCAATTCCTTCTCGAGGATTTTATATGGGTGATACAATAAGATATATAATTCCAGAGGCAGAGGTGAAAAAAATAGAGGGGAAGTATGCTATCATAATGAATGAGGATAGTGTGCCTAAAGTCAAAATAAATAAAAGTTTAAAACTTGAAAAAGAAAGCTCAAATGATTATTTTAATTCAGCTAATAATTTAATAAAATGTATAAAAAAGAGAAGGGAAACATTAAAAGAAATCTTAGAAATTATTTTAGAAAAACAGTATGATTATTTTTCCGAGGGAAAAACTAAAAAATTTTTGCCAATGAAACTAGTAGCAAAGCAATTAAAAATACATGAATCAACAGTATCAAGGGCCATAAAAAATAAATATATAAAAACAGAAAAAGGGGTTGAAAGGATAAGGGATTTTTTTGTTTTGGATGAACAAAAAGAAAAGGTGGATAGTATTATTGAAAAAATAATATTAAAAGAAGATAGAGAAAAGCCCGTATCAGATCAAGAAATAACAAAAATTTTAAATGAAATGGGAATAAAAATAGCTAGGAGAACGGTTGCTAAATATAGAGAGAACCTAGGAATTAAATCAACTTCAAAAAGGAAAGTGAAAAGAATATGA
- the coaE gene encoding dephospho-CoA kinase (Dephospho-CoA kinase (CoaE) performs the final step in coenzyme A biosynthesis.), with amino-acid sequence MILGLTGGIASGKSTVSNILKKLGIKIIDADLMAKKISNQKYIKREIALRLDETLLDSNYEIDREKLKKIVFKDKKKLEILNSIYHPRIKEEFKKIKENHNKNDIIIFDVPLLFETGINKYCDLVILVCVDEEIQIERIMKRDGIDKKLAIEIIKSQMSQKEKKDMADIIIYNNNTLDKLKKETMKIIKDIIRRK; translated from the coding sequence ATGATATTAGGATTAACAGGAGGAATAGCATCTGGAAAATCAACAGTGAGTAATATTTTAAAAAAGTTGGGAATCAAAATTATAGATGCAGATTTAATGGCAAAAAAAATTTCTAATCAAAAATATATAAAAAGAGAAATAGCCTTAAGATTAGATGAAACTTTATTGGATTCTAATTATGAAATTGATAGAGAAAAATTAAAAAAAATAGTTTTTAAAGATAAAAAAAAATTAGAAATATTAAATAGCATCTATCATCCAAGGATAAAAGAAGAATTTAAAAAAATAAAGGAAAATCATAATAAAAATGATATAATAATATTTGATGTTCCGTTATTATTTGAAACAGGGATAAATAAGTATTGTGATCTAGTCATTTTAGTTTGTGTAGATGAGGAAATTCAAATAGAAAGAATTATGAAAAGAGACGGAATAGATAAAAAGTTAGCAATAGAAATTATAAAAAGTCAAATGTCTCAAAAAGAAAAAAAAGATATGGCAGACATTATTATATATAATAATAATACTTTAGATAAATTAAAAAAAGAAACAATGAAAATAATAAAAGATATTATAAGGAGAAAATAA
- a CDS encoding U32 family peptidase: protein MKIVAPAGNIERFYSAIKSGADEIYMGLKGFGARRNAENFTVEEIKEAIDYAHERGSRIFLTLNTLMKNNEIEFLYTNFKKLYEYGLDAVIVQDLGYFRFLKENFPDIDYHGSTQMTIANHVEANYLKKIGFKRVVLPREMSLQEIQEIKAKTDIELEVFVSGALCVSCSGNCYMSSFIGGRSGNRGMCAQPCRKEYIVSKEKGYLLSPKDQLMGLEEINELKKIGVNSIKIEGRMKQSNYIYEAVTYFKNLLNNKEVENNLDSIFNRGYSKGYLGNDQENIINKNYSFNAGKKLGIISGKELRLEEKAMLGDGITYYSKDFNNLGGDYINRIEKKNKKEKYKEASVGDKIILSKAPKGSKYVFKNFDKKINSQIESNLKNINKFLGIDFKFQGKINKKPILEAVVINSFGEKISSKLLGDKVLEKASKKEATEKDISEKLAETGGTSFDVKNINVEIDKGMFLPVSLLKQLRRDVLNKLRDNLVESYRRKVEIKKKFVEVVNKDNSKHAEISAIVSNNLQEKVLKKLGIKRIYKRGYHVAKESNLENIDLNSNLASNLYQVLENKTKDITINWNLNIGNIYSLLELGRIKNVKTVILSPELSYEQIENIGQVPVRKAMLGYSKLLAMYIEKRLFKNNEIIESPQEDKFISKINDLGNNEIYFNKSLNVLSQVKRLGKIGIDEVVIELLDETEEEIKFLINNINKKENVYSPYNYERGVF, encoded by the coding sequence ATGAAAATAGTAGCCCCTGCTGGAAACATAGAAAGATTTTATTCAGCTATAAAATCAGGTGCAGATGAAATATATATGGGTTTAAAAGGATTCGGAGCAAGAAGAAATGCTGAAAATTTTACAGTAGAAGAAATAAAAGAAGCAATAGATTATGCTCATGAAAGAGGGAGTAGAATTTTTCTAACTTTAAATACATTAATGAAAAATAATGAGATAGAATTTTTATATACTAACTTTAAAAAGTTATATGAGTATGGATTAGATGCAGTAATAGTTCAAGATTTAGGATATTTCAGATTTTTAAAAGAGAACTTTCCAGATATTGATTATCACGGCAGTACTCAAATGACTATAGCTAATCATGTTGAAGCTAATTATTTAAAAAAAATAGGATTTAAAAGAGTTGTTTTACCAAGAGAAATGTCTTTACAAGAAATACAAGAAATAAAAGCTAAAACAGATATTGAACTAGAAGTTTTTGTATCTGGAGCTTTATGTGTGAGTTGTTCTGGAAATTGTTATATGAGTAGTTTTATTGGTGGAAGAAGCGGAAATAGAGGAATGTGTGCCCAACCTTGCAGAAAAGAATATATAGTTTCTAAAGAAAAAGGATATTTATTAAGTCCAAAAGATCAGTTGATGGGGTTAGAGGAAATAAATGAATTAAAAAAAATTGGAGTCAATTCAATAAAAATAGAAGGAAGAATGAAACAGAGTAATTATATATATGAAGCAGTTACTTATTTTAAAAACTTGTTAAATAATAAAGAAGTTGAAAATAATTTAGATTCTATATTTAATAGAGGATATTCTAAAGGATATTTAGGAAATGACCAAGAGAATATAATAAATAAAAATTATTCATTTAATGCCGGTAAAAAGTTAGGGATAATAAGTGGAAAAGAATTAAGATTAGAAGAGAAAGCTATGCTGGGAGATGGGATAACTTACTATTCTAAAGATTTTAATAATTTAGGTGGAGACTATATAAACAGGATAGAAAAGAAAAATAAAAAGGAAAAATATAAAGAAGCCTCAGTAGGGGATAAAATTATTTTATCAAAGGCACCTAAAGGATCGAAATATGTTTTTAAAAATTTTGACAAGAAAATAAATTCTCAGATTGAAAGTAATTTAAAAAATATCAATAAATTTTTAGGAATAGATTTTAAATTTCAAGGGAAAATAAATAAAAAGCCTATTCTAGAAGCTGTTGTTATTAATAGCTTTGGAGAGAAAATAAGTTCAAAATTATTAGGAGATAAAGTTTTAGAGAAAGCTTCGAAGAAGGAAGCAACAGAAAAAGATATTTCTGAAAAATTAGCAGAAACAGGAGGAACATCATTTGATGTAAAAAATATTAATGTGGAAATAGATAAGGGTATGTTTTTACCGGTGTCTTTATTGAAACAACTTAGAAGAGATGTTCTAAATAAATTAAGAGATAATTTAGTAGAAAGTTATAGAAGAAAAGTTGAAATTAAAAAGAAGTTTGTTGAAGTAGTTAACAAAGATAACTCTAAACATGCAGAAATTTCAGCAATAGTTTCCAATAATTTACAAGAAAAAGTATTAAAAAAATTAGGGATAAAGAGAATATATAAAAGAGGTTATCATGTAGCTAAAGAAAGCAATTTAGAAAATATAGATTTAAATTCTAATTTGGCAAGTAACTTATATCAAGTCTTGGAAAATAAAACCAAAGATATAACTATTAATTGGAATTTAAATATAGGAAATATTTATTCTTTACTAGAATTAGGAAGAATAAAAAATGTAAAAACAGTAATATTATCTCCAGAATTAAGTTATGAACAAATTGAAAATATAGGGCAGGTTCCTGTTAGAAAAGCAATGCTAGGATATAGTAAATTATTAGCTATGTATATAGAGAAGAGATTATTTAAAAATAACGAAATTATTGAAAGTCCTCAAGAGGATAAATTTATTTCAAAAATAAATGATTTAGGAAATAATGAAATATATTTTAATAAAAGCTTAAATGTTCTTAGTCAAGTTAAAAGATTAGGGAAAATAGGAATAGATGAAGTTGTTATTGAGCTTTTAGATGAAACAGAAGAAGAAATAAAATTTCTCATAAATAATATAAATAAAAAGGAAAATGTATATAGTCCTTACAATTATGAAAGGGGAGTATTTTAA
- a CDS encoding phosphatidylglycerophosphatase A, translating to MRRKVVKNLGTWFGLGDLPKAPGTFGTLGGIPVYIGLNLIRKLFPNNLVFNSFYFMFLMTFFMVAVYVANICEKEIYHKKDPQNVVIDEVLGYLTTLFLINPVGLKENIVAIILAFIIFRFFDITKLGPINKSQALGEGVGVVIDDFLAGIIGNFLLVCIWSIIF from the coding sequence ATGAGAAGAAAAGTAGTGAAAAATTTAGGAACGTGGTTTGGATTAGGAGATTTGCCAAAAGCTCCAGGGACTTTTGGGACTTTAGGAGGGATACCTGTTTATATAGGACTGAATTTAATTAGAAAGTTATTTCCTAACAATTTAGTTTTTAATTCTTTTTATTTTATGTTTTTAATGACTTTTTTTATGGTAGCAGTTTATGTTGCTAATATTTGTGAAAAAGAAATATATCATAAAAAAGATCCTCAAAATGTTGTGATTGATGAAGTTTTGGGGTATTTAACAACACTATTTCTTATAAATCCTGTAGGGTTAAAAGAAAATATAGTTGCCATAATACTTGCATTTATAATTTTCAGATTTTTTGATATTACAAAACTAGGACCAATTAATAAATCTCAAGCTTTAGGAGAGGGAGTCGGAGTTGTAATAGATGATTTTTTAGCAGGTATAATAGGAAACTTTTTATTAGTTTGTATATGGTCAATAATATTTTAA